A window of the Desulfovibrio sp. TomC genome harbors these coding sequences:
- a CDS encoding PAS domain S-box protein, producing the protein MSRRTSLPNPAARVAASRRGWLAAAGLPVTPAALVAPVLGAQPGAPGQLPGDIPNAGIWFLAVFFALLVLCGIILIGCVGLRRRLAEARRAEQAAEARVRATEIALAESEERFHSLLDNIPTVAVQGYGPDRRIRYWNAASEAIYGFSREEVLGRDLLDCIIPSAMRNEVRAAMAAMADSGRPLPAGELTLLRKDGSPVQVFSSHAVVQTLRGETLLYCLDIAMGPLRLAEQKLRLLVENAGDAIYLADETGRFLDVNPEAERQTGLSRQELLERGVIDLDVEQTEQGLAAFQAAIARTGRASFETQHRRKDGTTFPVELRVVAFQAEGRASLIGIARDITDRRQSDEALRQSEMRLRRIIEAARDAIIMTDADGVVTFWNPAAESLLGYPAAEALGRDVHGLLASKRYGEAGREGFAEFAATGRGDIPANSRDLLARRKDGSEIVVSLSLAALDMQGRWHGVGILRDVTARKQVEMQLIEAKQLAEAASRAKSEFLANMSHEIRTPLNGILGMLELLKTTQTSGEQSEYIQAAIKSCGRLTRLLADILDISRIETGRMSLVAAPMRTADLAPAILDLFRLTCREKNLDLSCTLAPDMPPVVLGDEARVLQILFNLVGNAVKFTASGSVRVTAGPLPVGRLDQVRLLFTIADTGIGITDVQLATIFEPFVQVESSYTRRFQGAGLGLAIVAKLVRLLGGALAIDNTPEAGTTVYLSLPFGRAAPNAEAIPETVVAAAPAGFSILVAEDDEVTILAVTRMLQKAGHRPSVARNGREAVAMARETGFDLIFMDVEMPAVDGLEATRAIREHEAATGRSRTPIVALTAYAMPGDRERFLAAGMDDHLAKPVTGSDLTRAIARAAGKGEE; encoded by the coding sequence ATGTCGCGAAGGACATCTTTGCCGAACCCGGCCGCGCGGGTTGCCGCCAGCCGTCGAGGATGGCTGGCGGCCGCCGGCCTCCCGGTCACCCCGGCGGCCCTGGTCGCGCCAGTTCTCGGGGCACAGCCGGGAGCGCCCGGCCAGCTCCCCGGGGACATCCCGAATGCCGGCATCTGGTTCCTGGCCGTATTCTTTGCGCTGCTTGTGCTTTGCGGCATAATCCTGATCGGCTGCGTCGGGTTGCGCCGACGCCTGGCCGAGGCCCGGCGCGCCGAGCAGGCCGCCGAAGCCAGGGTGCGGGCGACTGAAATCGCCTTGGCCGAAAGCGAGGAGCGCTTCCATTCCCTGCTCGACAACATCCCCACGGTCGCGGTCCAGGGCTACGGCCCGGACCGGCGCATCCGTTACTGGAACGCCGCCTCGGAGGCCATCTACGGGTTTTCCCGGGAGGAGGTGCTCGGCCGCGATCTGCTCGACTGCATCATCCCGTCGGCCATGCGTAACGAGGTGCGGGCCGCCATGGCGGCCATGGCCGACTCCGGCCGGCCCCTGCCTGCCGGCGAACTGACGCTTCTGCGCAAGGACGGCTCCCCGGTCCAGGTTTTTTCCAGCCATGCCGTGGTGCAGACCCTGCGGGGCGAAACCCTGCTCTATTGCCTGGATATCGCCATGGGACCGCTGCGGCTGGCCGAGCAAAAGTTACGCCTGCTGGTGGAAAACGCCGGCGACGCCATTTACCTCGCCGACGAGACCGGCCGGTTTCTCGACGTCAACCCCGAGGCCGAGCGCCAGACCGGCCTGAGCCGTCAGGAGCTGCTGGAACGCGGCGTCATCGATCTGGACGTCGAGCAGACGGAGCAAGGCTTGGCAGCGTTTCAAGCGGCCATCGCCCGGACGGGCCGGGCATCGTTTGAGACCCAGCATCGACGCAAGGACGGCACAACCTTCCCGGTGGAACTGCGGGTGGTGGCGTTTCAGGCCGAGGGCCGGGCCTCCCTGATCGGCATTGCCCGGGACATCACCGACCGGCGGCAGAGCGACGAAGCCCTGCGTCAAAGCGAGATGCGTCTTCGCCGCATCATCGAGGCGGCCCGTGACGCCATCATCATGACCGACGCCGACGGGGTGGTGACCTTCTGGAATCCGGCCGCCGAGTCCCTGCTTGGCTATCCGGCCGCCGAGGCCCTGGGCCGCGACGTGCATGGGCTCCTTGCCTCCAAGCGGTACGGCGAGGCCGGACGCGAGGGTTTCGCGGAATTTGCAGCCACCGGCCGGGGCGACATTCCGGCCAATTCCCGGGATCTGCTGGCCCGGCGCAAGGACGGCAGCGAAATCGTGGTGTCGCTGTCGCTGGCCGCCCTGGACATGCAGGGGCGGTGGCATGGGGTGGGCATCCTGCGCGACGTCACGGCCCGCAAACAGGTTGAAATGCAGCTTATCGAGGCCAAACAGCTGGCTGAGGCCGCCAGCCGGGCCAAATCCGAATTCCTGGCCAACATGAGCCATGAAATCCGCACCCCCTTAAACGGCATTCTGGGGATGCTCGAATTGCTCAAGACCACCCAGACGTCTGGCGAACAGTCCGAGTACATCCAGGCCGCCATCAAGTCCTGCGGCCGGCTGACCCGGCTTTTGGCCGACATCCTGGACATCTCCCGCATCGAGACCGGCCGGATGTCGCTTGTGGCCGCGCCCATGCGTACGGCTGATCTGGCTCCGGCCATCCTGGACCTCTTCCGGCTTACCTGTCGGGAAAAGAACCTGGACCTGTCCTGCACGCTCGCCCCGGACATGCCGCCGGTGGTCCTGGGCGACGAGGCCCGGGTGTTGCAAATCCTGTTTAATCTGGTGGGCAATGCCGTCAAATTCACTGCGTCCGGGAGCGTGCGGGTCACGGCCGGGCCGCTGCCGGTGGGCCGTTTGGATCAGGTGCGGCTGCTTTTCACCATCGCCGATACCGGCATCGGCATTACCGACGTCCAACTGGCCACGATTTTCGAGCCCTTTGTTCAGGTTGAGTCCAGCTACACCCGACGGTTCCAGGGGGCCGGGCTGGGGCTGGCCATTGTCGCCAAGCTCGTGCGGCTTCTTGGCGGTGCGCTGGCCATCGACAACACCCCGGAAGCCGGGACCACGGTCTACCTGTCCCTGCCTTTCGGCCGTGCCGCCCCGAATGCCGAGGCGATCCCGGAGACGGTCGTGGCGGCCGCGCCCGCCGGGTTTTCGATCCTGGTGGCCGAGGACGACGAGGTCACCATTTTGGCGGTCACCCGCATGCTGCAAAAGGCCGGACACCGCCCAAGCGTGGCCCGAAACGGCAGGGAGGCCGTGGCCATGGCCCGGGAGACCGGTTTTGACCTGATTTTCATGGATGTGGAGATGCCGGCAGTCGACGGTCTGGAGGCCACCCGGGCCATCCGGGAGCACGAGGCGGCCACCGGCCGGAGCCGGACGCCCATTGTCGCGCTGACGGCCTATGCCATGCCGGGCGACCGGGAGCGTTTTCTGGCCGCCGGCATGGACGATCACCTGGCCAAGCCGGTCACCGGCAGCGATCTGACCCGGGCCATCGCCCGGGCCGCCGGCAAAGGGGAGGAGTGA
- a CDS encoding AAA family ATPase: MEHKILPTDIYTFLAARVLGQTELLRRISVSLYKHIHGLPAPNVLLIGNSGTGKTTLMQAVAAFYEAHPELDRFRVMLIINANTLSPEIEGEDRTTRLFRKLEAQAKVTFGAQLTAEALRDYLENATVCVDEVDKISGRISGKPNVEGITTQYALLTMLEGEQFLYRATVMEDGRPVETDIPLDTGKLLFICGGAFEELYDQVYNCIVNRRDDRRLKEVSEVERRPDGTVSVRTVARFRLREYLRLADMFAFGMMPQFISRFGAMAMLEELGKDELRQILIGSANSPLRLCLEYFRHMGIRLQVTDAALTAIAAAAAKNSRIGARALREIFNGLIAPYEFDPNASPKFETTDKGPTLTIDQETVCEYLGRTNV; encoded by the coding sequence ATGGAACACAAAATTCTCCCCACCGATATCTACACGTTCCTGGCCGCCCGGGTGCTTGGCCAGACAGAACTGCTGCGCCGCATCAGCGTGTCCCTGTACAAGCACATCCACGGCCTGCCGGCCCCGAATGTCCTTCTGATCGGCAACTCCGGCACCGGCAAGACCACGCTCATGCAGGCGGTGGCGGCCTTTTACGAGGCCCACCCCGAGCTTGACCGTTTCCGGGTCATGCTGATCATAAACGCCAATACCCTTTCTCCCGAGATCGAGGGCGAGGACCGCACCACCCGGCTTTTCCGCAAGCTCGAAGCCCAGGCCAAGGTGACGTTTGGCGCACAGCTTACGGCCGAGGCCCTGCGGGACTATCTGGAAAACGCCACGGTGTGCGTGGACGAGGTGGACAAGATTTCCGGGCGCATCTCGGGCAAGCCTAATGTCGAGGGCATCACCACCCAGTATGCGCTGTTGACTATGCTCGAAGGCGAGCAGTTCCTCTATCGGGCCACGGTCATGGAAGACGGCCGCCCGGTGGAGACGGACATTCCGCTCGATACCGGCAAGCTGCTGTTCATCTGCGGCGGGGCCTTCGAGGAACTCTACGACCAGGTCTACAACTGCATCGTCAACCGCCGCGACGACCGCCGGCTCAAGGAAGTCTCGGAAGTGGAGCGCCGGCCCGACGGCACCGTGTCGGTGCGAACCGTGGCCCGTTTCCGGCTGCGGGAATACCTGCGTCTGGCCGACATGTTCGCCTTTGGCATGATGCCGCAGTTCATCTCCCGTTTCGGAGCCATGGCCATGCTCGAGGAACTGGGCAAAGACGAACTGCGCCAGATCCTCATCGGTTCGGCCAACTCGCCCCTGCGCCTGTGTCTGGAATACTTCCGGCACATGGGCATCCGCCTCCAGGTGACCGACGCGGCCTTGACCGCCATTGCCGCCGCCGCCGCCAAAAACAGCCGTATCGGCGCACGCGCCCTGCGCGAAATATTCAACGGCCTGATCGCCCCCTACGAATTTGATCCCAACGCCTCGCCCAAGTTCGAAACCACGGACAAAGGCCCCACCCTGACCATCGACCAGGAAACCGTGTGCGAATACCTGGGACGGACAAACGTCTAG
- a CDS encoding zinc-binding alcohol dehydrogenase family protein, protein MKAILAVGGHDPAAEKAFIEAERPQPTPGPHDVLVRVAAAGVNPVDTKIFARLTPGEERILGYDACGTVAGLGDQVRRFDLGQTVYCAGTLTGPGSNAEYLLVDERRAALAPATLEPVQAAALPLTALTAWEGLFDRLGFTPAPGANTGKRLLVIGGAGGVGSMVIQLGVWAGLTVAATAGRPESAAWCRTLGASVVIGRGDVAEELAQAGMTAVEAVYCTTHMEEHWTAMARVLAPQGAICLIDDPAGPLDLTIFKQKSARICWEFMFTRSLFGTEDLDRQGFILDRVARLVEAGTLRTTVSEVLTGLSAENVRAAHLRQKSGTMVGKQVIAV, encoded by the coding sequence ATGAAAGCCATCCTCGCCGTCGGCGGCCATGATCCCGCTGCCGAAAAAGCCTTCATCGAGGCAGAGCGACCGCAACCGACGCCCGGGCCTCATGACGTCCTGGTTCGGGTGGCGGCCGCCGGGGTCAATCCCGTGGACACCAAGATCTTTGCCCGGCTCACCCCGGGCGAGGAGCGCATCCTGGGGTATGACGCCTGCGGCACGGTGGCCGGGCTGGGGGACCAGGTCCGGCGCTTTGACCTGGGCCAGACCGTCTACTGCGCCGGCACCCTGACCGGACCGGGCAGCAACGCCGAATACCTGCTGGTGGACGAACGGCGCGCCGCCCTGGCCCCGGCCACGCTGGAGCCGGTCCAGGCTGCCGCCTTGCCGCTGACGGCGCTGACGGCCTGGGAGGGGCTGTTTGACCGCCTGGGCTTTACCCCGGCCCCCGGGGCCAATACCGGAAAGCGCCTGCTGGTCATCGGCGGGGCCGGCGGGGTCGGGTCCATGGTCATCCAGCTTGGAGTCTGGGCCGGGCTGACGGTTGCGGCCACGGCCGGCCGGCCCGAGTCTGCGGCCTGGTGCCGGACGCTTGGAGCCTCGGTGGTCATCGGCCGGGGGGATGTGGCCGAGGAACTGGCCCAGGCCGGAATGACGGCTGTGGAGGCCGTCTACTGCACCACCCACATGGAGGAGCATTGGACGGCCATGGCCCGGGTGCTGGCTCCGCAAGGAGCGATCTGCCTGATCGACGACCCGGCCGGGCCGCTTGACCTGACGATATTCAAACAGAAATCCGCCCGCATCTGCTGGGAGTTCATGTTCACCCGGTCGCTTTTCGGCACCGAGGACCTGGACCGCCAAGGATTCATTCTCGACCGCGTGGCCCGGCTGGTCGAGGCCGGAACCCTGCGCACCACGGTCAGCGAGGTCCTAACCGGACTCTCGGCCGAAAATGTACGCGCCGCCCACCTGCGCCAGAAAAGCGGCACCATGGTCGGCAAGCAGGTGATCGCCGTCTAG
- a CDS encoding aldo/keto reductase, with protein sequence MSILNLGGMFDTINSQLLLKQALAWGVNFWDTAEAYGNGQSEEGFGRFFARNPEARSQVVLTTKLTTKAGRFDERLDEALSRLKTNYVDLFYVHAISTIDEMGGHWREWAAKQKQAGKIKFFGFSSHNNMEACLEGAAKLDFIDAVMVAYNFRLMAEPAMKKALEACTKAGIGVVAMKTQGGGPVKSDSQAELDMAGRFLAKGFTDKQAKLKAIWENPAIASVCSQMPNLTILSANVAAARDTTALARQDIESLSRFAADTHGDYCAGCATLCSAALGGNLPVADVMRAMMYARDYGEPALARELYASLPESLRRADGSLDFAAAEAACPRGLAIAAIMAEAATLLA encoded by the coding sequence GTGTCCATCTTAAATCTTGGCGGCATGTTCGACACCATCAACAGCCAGCTCCTGCTCAAGCAGGCCCTGGCCTGGGGCGTCAATTTCTGGGACACGGCCGAGGCCTACGGCAACGGCCAGTCCGAAGAGGGCTTTGGCCGCTTTTTCGCCCGCAATCCCGAGGCCAGAAGCCAGGTGGTGCTGACCACCAAACTGACCACCAAGGCCGGACGCTTTGACGAGCGCCTGGACGAAGCGCTTTCGCGCCTGAAAACCAACTATGTCGATCTGTTCTACGTCCACGCCATCTCCACTATCGACGAGATGGGCGGCCATTGGCGGGAGTGGGCGGCCAAACAGAAACAGGCCGGCAAGATCAAATTCTTCGGATTCAGCAGCCACAACAATATGGAAGCCTGCCTGGAAGGCGCGGCCAAGCTCGACTTCATCGACGCCGTCATGGTGGCCTACAATTTCCGGCTCATGGCCGAGCCGGCCATGAAAAAGGCGCTTGAGGCCTGCACCAAAGCCGGCATCGGCGTGGTGGCCATGAAGACCCAGGGCGGCGGGCCGGTCAAATCCGACAGCCAGGCCGAACTGGACATGGCCGGACGGTTTCTGGCGAAGGGCTTTACCGACAAGCAGGCCAAGCTCAAGGCCATCTGGGAAAACCCGGCCATCGCCTCGGTGTGCTCGCAAATGCCAAACCTCACCATCCTCTCGGCCAACGTGGCCGCCGCCCGCGACACCACTGCCCTGGCCCGGCAGGATATCGAGTCCCTGTCCCGTTTTGCCGCCGATACCCACGGCGACTACTGCGCCGGCTGCGCCACACTGTGCAGCGCGGCCTTGGGCGGCAATCTCCCGGTGGCCGACGTCATGCGGGCCATGATGTACGCCCGCGACTACGGCGAACCGGCCCTGGCCCGGGAACTCTACGCCAGCCTGCCCGAAAGCCTGCGCCGGGCCGACGGCAGCCTGGATTTTGCCGCTGCCGAGGCCGCCTGCCCCCGGGGACTGGCCATCGCCGCCATCATGGCCGAGGCTGCCACACTTTTGGCCTGA
- a CDS encoding 4Fe-4S binding protein → MGIVAARRISQGFFLLVFGWLCLVATLGDGLFELRGWPVNWLLSLDPLPALATALATGSLYAPLLWAVPAVVLTLFLGRFFCGFLCPLGTLNQISGFLVRKGLGRPARAEDNRPGPAQGLKYALLALLLAAAVLGNVQTGLLDPLPLLTRSVDLGLLPLLDPRQGLGLGQAEARHYDGAWVFGLVFIAILAANALRPRFFCRYLCPLGAFFGLLVRFAPWRIGKATSDDCGACRRCEEYCEGGCRPSGKLIASECVLCLNCLARCPTGRIGFAGRASAAGEQPLPDFSRRGAVLVLASGTAGLVAAPLWSVGGVAGAGRNPGLIRPPGSLDEARFLARCIRCGQCMRVCPANVIQPAFTVAGAAGIWTPTLDFRLGRAGCLQNCIACGQLCPTAAIRPLTLEEKLGQGDFAAVGPIRLGTAFVDRTRCLPWAMGRPCLVCQEVCPVSPKAISVREVFEPLRAPRLTVAGVRGTEVTVAALAPVGRNLASGDFSLRPVGAPTQPPRRILGASGVQLTLAAPLAEADTVPGRELELVVRLEQPHVDPARCIGCGMCEHECPVSGLRAIRVSSENESRSGPGRMVADAAPQGGAPCLRKQLPA, encoded by the coding sequence ATGGGCATTGTCGCCGCGCGCCGCATCAGCCAGGGCTTTTTCCTGCTTGTGTTCGGCTGGCTGTGCCTGGTGGCCACGCTTGGCGACGGGCTGTTCGAACTGCGGGGCTGGCCGGTCAACTGGCTGCTCTCGCTCGACCCGCTGCCGGCCCTGGCCACGGCCCTGGCCACCGGGAGCCTTTATGCCCCGCTGCTCTGGGCCGTGCCGGCAGTGGTCCTGACCCTTTTTCTCGGCCGGTTTTTCTGTGGTTTCCTCTGCCCGCTCGGCACGCTTAATCAAATAAGCGGCTTTCTGGTCCGCAAGGGCCTGGGCCGCCCGGCCCGGGCCGAGGACAACCGCCCCGGCCCGGCCCAGGGGCTGAAATACGCCCTGCTCGCCTTGCTCCTGGCTGCGGCGGTCCTGGGCAACGTCCAGACCGGCCTGCTCGATCCCCTGCCGCTTCTGACCCGCTCGGTCGATCTCGGCCTGCTGCCGCTCCTTGATCCGCGTCAGGGCCTGGGCCTGGGCCAGGCCGAGGCCCGGCACTACGACGGGGCCTGGGTGTTCGGCTTGGTTTTCATCGCCATCCTGGCGGCCAATGCCCTGCGGCCCCGTTTTTTTTGCCGTTATCTGTGTCCCCTGGGAGCCTTTTTCGGCCTGCTCGTCCGATTTGCTCCCTGGCGCATCGGCAAGGCCACGAGCGACGACTGCGGCGCTTGCCGGAGGTGCGAGGAATACTGCGAGGGCGGCTGCCGGCCGTCGGGCAAGCTCATTGCCAGCGAATGCGTGCTGTGCCTCAACTGCCTTGCCCGCTGTCCCACCGGCCGCATCGGCTTTGCCGGCCGGGCCTCGGCAGCCGGGGAGCAGCCCTTGCCGGACTTTTCCCGGCGCGGGGCGGTGCTGGTCCTGGCCTCGGGCACGGCCGGGCTCGTGGCCGCGCCGCTGTGGAGCGTTGGCGGCGTGGCCGGGGCCGGGCGCAACCCGGGGCTGATCCGGCCGCCCGGGTCCTTAGACGAGGCCCGGTTCCTGGCCCGGTGCATCCGCTGCGGCCAGTGCATGCGGGTGTGCCCGGCCAACGTCATCCAGCCGGCCTTCACCGTGGCCGGGGCGGCCGGGATATGGACGCCGACGCTCGATTTCCGCCTGGGCCGGGCCGGCTGCCTGCAAAACTGCATCGCCTGCGGCCAGCTGTGCCCCACGGCCGCCATCCGGCCGCTGACCCTGGAAGAAAAGCTCGGCCAGGGCGATTTTGCCGCTGTCGGTCCCATTCGCCTGGGCACGGCCTTTGTGGACCGCACCCGCTGCCTGCCCTGGGCCATGGGCCGGCCGTGTCTGGTGTGCCAGGAGGTCTGCCCGGTCAGCCCCAAGGCCATTTCCGTGCGCGAGGTTTTTGAGCCGCTGCGCGCCCCGCGCCTGACCGTGGCCGGGGTCCGGGGAACGGAAGTGACCGTGGCCGCCCTGGCCCCGGTCGGGCGCAATCTGGCCTCGGGCGACTTCTCCCTGCGCCCGGTCGGAGCGCCAACCCAGCCGCCCCGGCGCATCCTCGGCGCGTCCGGGGTGCAGCTCACCCTGGCGGCCCCCCTGGCCGAGGCCGACACCGTCCCGGGCCGGGAGCTGGAACTCGTCGTGCGCCTGGAACAGCCCCATGTGGACCCGGCCCGGTGCATTGGCTGCGGCATGTGCGAACATGAATGTCCGGTATCGGGCCTGCGGGCCATCCGGGTCAGCAGTGAAAACGAATCGCGTTCGGGGCCGGGCCGCATGGTGGCCGACGCCGCCCCGCAAGGAGGAGCACCATGTCTCAGAAAACAGCTTCCGGCCTGA
- a CDS encoding deoxycytidylate deaminase gives MDKRLPWPDYFMRIAYLVAERSTCLRRKVGAVAVRDRRILATGYNGSPAGTAHCLDIGCLREKLGIPSGERHELCRGLHAEQNVIIQCALHGVPIAGADIYCTTQPCLICTKMLINCQVNHIYFSQGYPDPLSAEMIAEAGIGFDVLEGNHGV, from the coding sequence ATGGACAAGCGTCTTCCCTGGCCCGATTATTTCATGCGCATCGCCTATCTGGTGGCCGAGCGCAGCACCTGCCTGCGCCGCAAGGTCGGGGCTGTGGCCGTGCGCGACCGCCGCATCCTGGCCACGGGCTACAACGGCTCCCCGGCCGGCACGGCCCATTGCCTGGATATCGGCTGCCTGCGCGAGAAACTTGGCATCCCGTCCGGGGAACGCCACGAACTGTGCCGGGGGCTGCACGCCGAGCAAAACGTCATCATCCAATGCGCCCTGCACGGCGTGCCCATTGCCGGGGCGGACATCTACTGCACCACCCAGCCGTGCCTGATCTGCACCAAGATGCTGATCAACTGCCAGGTGAACCACATCTATTTCAGCCAAGGCTATCCTGATCCGCTCTCGGCCGAGATGATCGCCGAGGCCGGCATCGGCTTTGACGTATTGGAGGGCAACCATGGCGTCTGA
- a CDS encoding CvpA family protein: MTPTLNIADLSLAIIWLFFAVRGYMRGLVKEAGSLAAIITAFYLAGTYHKALAPNLSEYISGNYAGTAAYLLIFTVVLLGVWFVALAISGIVKVTMTQWADRFFGGGFGLVKGVILTAVLLFLLRLAMPDPDFLKGSMLVPVLDKVSGKLVNYIPPDINEKLRRFGKKELPDPIKAALERKAAAAAAATAAAVMDKKPADPDKKPAEAPKAEDKHPAPEAAKPAGKKPAEPAKEPAKEPDKKPPAKEKKAEPAAKPDAKAAEPAKKAEAKAAEHPANKAAEPAKPGTEAKAAPQEKAAPEKKAAADKHPTAPAAKPARPADTDKPS, translated from the coding sequence ATGACGCCAACGCTCAATATCGCCGATCTCTCCCTGGCCATTATCTGGCTTTTCTTTGCCGTGCGCGGCTATATGCGCGGGCTGGTCAAGGAAGCCGGGTCGCTGGCCGCCATCATCACGGCCTTTTATCTGGCCGGTACCTACCACAAGGCGCTGGCCCCCAATCTCTCGGAATATATCTCCGGCAATTACGCCGGCACCGCCGCCTATCTGCTCATTTTCACCGTGGTGCTCCTGGGCGTGTGGTTCGTGGCTCTGGCCATCTCGGGCATCGTCAAGGTGACCATGACCCAATGGGCCGACCGGTTTTTCGGCGGCGGCTTCGGCCTGGTCAAGGGCGTGATCCTGACCGCCGTGCTGCTTTTTCTGCTGCGTCTGGCCATGCCGGACCCGGATTTTCTCAAAGGGTCCATGCTCGTGCCGGTGCTCGACAAGGTGAGCGGCAAACTGGTCAATTACATCCCCCCGGACATTAACGAGAAACTGCGCCGGTTCGGAAAAAAGGAACTGCCCGATCCCATCAAGGCGGCCCTGGAAAGAAAGGCCGCAGCCGCCGCAGCCGCCACCGCCGCCGCCGTCATGGACAAGAAACCGGCCGATCCCGACAAGAAGCCGGCCGAGGCGCCAAAGGCCGAGGACAAACATCCGGCCCCCGAAGCAGCCAAGCCCGCCGGGAAAAAACCGGCCGAACCGGCCAAAGAGCCGGCCAAGGAGCCGGACAAGAAACCGCCCGCCAAAGAGAAAAAGGCCGAACCAGCCGCCAAACCGGACGCCAAGGCCGCAGAGCCGGCCAAAAAGGCCGAGGCCAAAGCGGCCGAACACCCGGCCAACAAAGCGGCCGAGCCGGCCAAACCCGGGACGGAAGCCAAGGCCGCCCCACAGGAAAAGGCCGCTCCAGAGAAAAAGGCCGCTGCCGACAAACACCCGACCGCGCCGGCTGCCAAGCCGGCCCGCCCCGCCGATACGGACAAACCATCATGA
- the ribD gene encoding bifunctional diaminohydroxyphosphoribosylaminopyrimidine deaminase/5-amino-6-(5-phosphoribosylamino)uracil reductase RibD produces MASDADFMARALDLAERGRGFVTPNPRVGAVLVQDGVIVAEGWHKVFGGPHAEVECLRDAEQRRVPVAGGTMYVTLEPCNHFGKTPPCSRTLLESGLARVVVGCLDPNPVAGGGAELLRQGGVAVDVGVLEQQCRDAIADFVVYKTMGRPYVTLKLAMTLDGRIATRTGDAGWVSGQTSRRCVHRMRAAMQAVMVGGGTLRADDPRLTHRLDASDPLSGNPQPLAVVVARRLPAADATLTLVRERSPQLVILTSLAQADSAAGRALGKRGVRLYGLPDRPDGSLDLAPGLARLRSEARVYTLLCEGGGGLAGSLTAQGLADELTLFYAPKVLADDRAVAGFSGLAVPRMADAAGFRFCDVRLVGEDICVTARPVGTTTAAAAIGR; encoded by the coding sequence ATGGCGTCTGATGCCGATTTCATGGCCCGGGCTTTGGATCTGGCCGAACGCGGCCGGGGCTTTGTCACGCCCAACCCCCGGGTCGGGGCGGTGCTGGTGCAGGACGGCGTCATCGTGGCCGAGGGCTGGCACAAGGTCTTTGGCGGGCCGCACGCCGAGGTGGAATGTCTGCGCGACGCCGAACAGCGCCGGGTCCCTGTGGCCGGCGGCACCATGTACGTGACCCTTGAGCCGTGCAATCATTTCGGCAAGACGCCGCCCTGTTCGCGCACGCTGTTGGAATCCGGGTTGGCCCGGGTGGTGGTGGGCTGTCTGGACCCCAACCCCGTGGCCGGGGGCGGGGCTGAATTGTTGCGCCAGGGCGGCGTGGCCGTCGATGTCGGCGTCCTGGAGCAACAATGCCGCGACGCCATTGCCGATTTCGTGGTCTACAAGACCATGGGCCGGCCGTATGTGACGCTCAAGCTGGCCATGACCCTGGATGGCCGCATCGCCACCCGCACCGGCGACGCCGGCTGGGTGAGCGGCCAGACCTCGCGGCGGTGCGTGCACCGGATGCGGGCCGCCATGCAGGCGGTCATGGTGGGCGGCGGGACGCTTCGGGCCGATGATCCGCGCCTGACCCACCGCCTGGACGCCAGCGACCCACTGTCGGGCAATCCCCAGCCCCTGGCCGTGGTCGTGGCCCGCCGGCTGCCGGCGGCCGATGCGACCCTGACGCTGGTGCGCGAACGCTCGCCGCAGTTGGTCATCCTCACGAGCCTGGCCCAGGCCGACTCGGCCGCCGGCCGGGCGCTTGGCAAACGCGGCGTGCGGCTTTACGGCCTGCCCGACCGGCCCGACGGCAGCCTTGACCTTGCGCCCGGGCTGGCCCGCCTGCGCAGCGAGGCCCGGGTCTATACGCTTTTATGCGAGGGCGGGGGCGGGTTGGCCGGCTCTCTGACGGCCCAGGGGCTGGCCGATGAGCTGACGCTTTTTTACGCCCCCAAGGTGTTGGCCGACGACCGGGCCGTGGCCGGTTTTTCGGGTCTGGCCGTGCCGCGCATGGCCGACGCCGCCGGCTTTCGTTTCTGCGACGTGCGGCTGGTGGGCGAAGATATTTGCGTGACGGCCCGGCCAGTTGGGACCACCACCGCTGCTGCCGCAATCGGAAGGTAG